A window of Aequoribacter fuscus genomic DNA:
ACGCGCCGTGTCTCGGCACTGACGCTGCACTGCATACTCCAACGATAATCGCCGACCCTGACGATCTCGCACCCAGTGCTGCAACATGTAGGTGGAAGCTGCGGCATCGCAAATCGTGCCGCAGTGGGCACCACCATCAGACAAGGAGTTTACGCAGTCATCTGAATGCAAAGGGTCCTCTAGGAAATTGTAGTTACCATCGGCCCAGTTAAGTAAGGGAAAATAAATAAATCCTGTCCCCTCGTTGCTGAGCAGCAAATCATACGCGTATTCTGCTGGCGCCACACCCGCAGCGCTGGCCAAGGACTCAATCGATTCGTCGGCGGTAGGCTCGTAGTTAAAACCTGGCCCCATGGCGTACAGCATGTTAAAGGCCGACGACATCATCTCGATAATAATCTGCAAATCTGGGTCCAGTATTTCATTGGGCTCGGCAATTAAACGAGCGCGAAATTCGGGGTCGTTCAGTGCTGCCCATTGTTCTGCCCAGGGTTTGTCTGCAATCGCCATCCAGCTCGCCTTCGCAGTAAAGGGGTGCAGACTCGCCTGAAAACCTAAAATCAAACCCGTGGCACGCATCGATACCTGGGCTAAAATATTGGCGCCTTTGGCATTTTCCTCTCGCATATTTTTCAGCATGTCGTCGAAGGGCATGGCTTTGATCGGCGACTGTAACGCGGTATAGGTCACCGGTACGCCGTACTCTCGACTCAACTTACCCATCCAGCCGAACTCATCCCATTCGGGCACCAAGTCGCTCGACAACTCAAACACGCCGTGCCCAACGCGACCCATGGCGGCGCCAATCGCGAGCAGCTCTTCTTTGGTTGCCGTGGTACCTGGCACCAATTCTTTTTCAATGGATTTATGCAGCACTGTACGCGACGTCGAGAAACCCAATGCGCCGGCCTTTAAACCATCTTCCACAATGGCAGCCATACGGGCGATATCAGTTTCGGTGGGGTCCTCATTACGGGCACCGCGATCACCCATCACGTAAGCACGTACCGAGCCGTGTGGTACTTGTGCGGCCACGTCAATGGTGCGAGGCAAGGCCTCGAGTGCGTCCATGTATTCCGGAAAGGTCTCCCAGTTCCAGCTCATGCCTTCAGCCAAAGCCGACCCCGGAATATCTTCAACGCCTTCCATTAAACCGATAAGCCATTCGTGCCGAGAAGGTTCAGCAGGTGCAAAGCCCACTCCGCAGTTACCCATAACAACGGTAGTGACACCATGCCACGATGAAGGCGCCATCTCTTGATCCCAAGTCGCTTGGCCGTCGTAATGCGTGTGGATGTCAACAAAACCCGGGGTGACTATTTTGCCGGTCGCATCAATTTCTTGGACCCCGCGATCGAGTCCTTGCCCGACGGCAACGATCTTATCGCCCTGCACCGCCACATCGGCCTGCCGCGGAGTACCGCCATTACCGTCGACCACCGTACCACCACGAACCACTAAATCGTACATTACTGACCTCTTATTATTTGCTTAACGCCGTTTAGTTAGAGTGCTAAAGCACCGCGAGGTTGTCAATTAAATCGTTGGCACTTTATTAAACCAAGGCTGCGCCTGCTCGAGCTGACCGGCGAGGGAATACAATAAACCCTCGTTGCCGAAATCGGCGGCAAACATGGTGCCGATGGGCAGACCTGCGTCGGTCCAATATAAAGGTACCGACATTGCGGGCGCGCCGGTCGCATTAAACAACATGGTAAAAGCCGAGTAACTCACGACGTCCATTTCGTACCCCTTGTCCATACGTGTCAGGGCAAGCTTACCCAAATCCAAAGGTGGATTTGCCAGCGTCGGCGACAGCAAGACATCGAACCGTTCGTGTAGACCACTCACATGGCGGCCTATTCGGTGAATGGTTTGCACCGCCTCGTGGTAATCCGAGGCTTTGTTGTTCAGCGCCGCTTGATAACGCAACCAAATCAAGGGCTCTAGATCGTCTTCAGTCACTTGACGCTCAAGAACATGTTCTCGCGCTTTGACTTTTGCCACTGTACCTGCCGCCATAATTTGAGCAGTCGAACCATAAAACTCGCGCGGGTCAATACCCAAGGCCACGGGCTCAACACTGTGACCGAGATTCTCGCAAAGCTTGGCGGTGTGCATCACCGCCGCTATGCAATCGGCATGCACGGGTGTTTGCGACACCGGTGTCGTGACCAAACCAATGCGCAGTTTCTGGGGCATCTCGCCAACAAAACGAGCGAACGAGTGCTTGGGACTTTGCGGGCCACCTGCTGCACCCGCTTCTGCGCCGGCGGTTGCATCTAACAACGCCGCGCTATCGCGCACGGAGCGAGAAACACAGTGGGTAACGCTCATCCATGCGTGAATGGCTTTGGGCCCATGAGGCGTTCGGGCACGGCTAGGCTTCATCCCGAAAAGCCCACAACAGGACGCTGGTATTCGAATCGAGCCACCCCCATCGGTCGCATTCGCCAAAGGCAGGATACCCGCAGCCACGGCGGCCGCAGACCCGCCAGATGAACCACCCGTCGTCTTTGTTAAATCCCAAGGGTTGCGGGTATCGCCAAATAAAATCGATTCGGTTGTGGCCGTACCGCCAAACTCAGGACTGGCACTTTTCCCCATCATCAAAAAGCCAGCGTTAAGATAGCGCTGCACCACGGTATCGGTATAGGCGGCAATCTGATCTTTAAAAAAGCGCGAGCCTTCGGTGGTTTTGGTGCCCTCTAGCATTAAACCCAAGTCTTTCAACAAAAACGGCACACCCGCGAAAGGGCCCTCGGGTAAACCGTTCTTAATTTGGTTACGCGCGTAATCGTATAGAGGCTCGACAATGGCGTTAATGCTGGGATTTACCGCCTCGGCACGGGCAATCGCCGTTTCCAACACTTCCGTTGCGCTAAAGTCTTTCCGCCGAATGCCTTCTGCTAACGCTAAGGCGTCCAACGAGCGATAATCACTCAAACTGATCGGGGTGCGGCTAGCCCAGCTTAGACTGGAGGCACTTGCCGCCATCGAGGCAGCAGCAACGCTTAAATTTAGAAATGAACGGCGCGAAAGTGGCATTGTAGCTCTCCTTTTTTTGAGGGCTACAATGCGTGAAAAAAAATCCAGGGTAAACGTCTGATTGGCTTATACGAACTCGTACAGGCCTACCTTTGAAGACGCCTAAGCGACAATTGCAGAAGGCGAGATTAAAGAGTAAGCGCCTCTTGATCCAATATCGCAGGGTTATCGATTTTTGGCTCCATCAAACCACGCACGGCCTCGAGCGTTGCAGGATCGAGATGCTCGACCGCGAAACCGAGTTGCGAACGGCCGGCATGCTGAAGATAGGCGTGCAACTCGAGGTTGCCTTGCTCAGTCTCTAGCAAAATAGTAAACGGCTCGTTGTACTGAGCATCAAAATTTGGCGGCTCATCTATCGCTAGCCCCGTTAGAGACAGGTTCACCAAGGTACGGTGCCACA
This region includes:
- a CDS encoding N-acyl-D-amino-acid deacylase family protein gives rise to the protein MYDLVVRGGTVVDGNGGTPRQADVAVQGDKIVAVGQGLDRGVQEIDATGKIVTPGFVDIHTHYDGQATWDQEMAPSSWHGVTTVVMGNCGVGFAPAEPSRHEWLIGLMEGVEDIPGSALAEGMSWNWETFPEYMDALEALPRTIDVAAQVPHGSVRAYVMGDRGARNEDPTETDIARMAAIVEDGLKAGALGFSTSRTVLHKSIEKELVPGTTATKEELLAIGAAMGRVGHGVFELSSDLVPEWDEFGWMGKLSREYGVPVTYTALQSPIKAMPFDDMLKNMREENAKGANILAQVSMRATGLILGFQASLHPFTAKASWMAIADKPWAEQWAALNDPEFRARLIAEPNEILDPDLQIIIEMMSSAFNMLYAMGPGFNYEPTADESIESLASAAGVAPAEYAYDLLLSNEGTGFIYFPLLNWADGNYNFLEDPLHSDDCVNSLSDGGAHCGTICDAAASTYMLQHWVRDRQGRRLSLEYAVQRQCRDTARLYGLNDRGVIEPGYLADLNIIDLDAIKLGEPWVAADLPAGGKRLLQKADGYVATIKSGAVTFRDGVMQGPTPGGLIRGPQVLAHSELHSASG
- a CDS encoding amidase — protein: MPLSRRSFLNLSVAAASMAASASSLSWASRTPISLSDYRSLDALALAEGIRRKDFSATEVLETAIARAEAVNPSINAIVEPLYDYARNQIKNGLPEGPFAGVPFLLKDLGLMLEGTKTTEGSRFFKDQIAAYTDTVVQRYLNAGFLMMGKSASPEFGGTATTESILFGDTRNPWDLTKTTGGSSGGSAAAVAAGILPLANATDGGGSIRIPASCCGLFGMKPSRARTPHGPKAIHAWMSVTHCVSRSVRDSAALLDATAGAEAGAAGGPQSPKHSFARFVGEMPQKLRIGLVTTPVSQTPVHADCIAAVMHTAKLCENLGHSVEPVALGIDPREFYGSTAQIMAAGTVAKVKAREHVLERQVTEDDLEPLIWLRYQAALNNKASDYHEAVQTIHRIGRHVSGLHERFDVLLSPTLANPPLDLGKLALTRMDKGYEMDVVSYSAFTMLFNATGAPAMSVPLYWTDAGLPIGTMFAADFGNEGLLYSLAGQLEQAQPWFNKVPTI
- a CDS encoding PilZ domain-containing protein; its protein translation is MTEHESDRRRYTRVPIELPVEIRQGASVWHRTLVNLSLTGLAIDEPPNFDAQYNEPFTILLETEQGNLELHAYLQHAGRSQLGFAVEHLDPATLEAVRGLMEPKIDNPAILDQEALTL